The following are from one region of the Paenibacillus sp. JZ16 genome:
- a CDS encoding histidine phosphatase family protein, which translates to MSSDQFNAWVEAYNNAEIEQSDLDYDYSEWNVCISSDLLRAIQTAETIYPGPIITTNRLREIEVQSIHSLGNLKLHYHMWLVMGRLAWYLSHRSQAERRSETRKRAGHIIDWIETKKNRTTTIFSNNR; encoded by the coding sequence ATGAGTTCCGATCAGTTCAATGCTTGGGTGGAAGCTTACAACAACGCTGAAATTGAACAATCCGACCTGGACTATGATTATTCGGAGTGGAATGTCTGCATATCCAGTGATTTGCTAAGGGCCATTCAGACGGCAGAAACGATATATCCAGGCCCTATCATCACAACGAATCGTTTAAGAGAGATTGAGGTTCAATCGATTCATTCTTTGGGAAATCTAAAGCTTCATTACCACATGTGGTTGGTGATGGGGCGCTTGGCTTGGTATCTGTCTCACCGCTCGCAAGCGGAGCGGCGAAGCGAGACACGGAAGCGAGCTGGGCATATCATTGATTGGATCGAAACGAAAAAGAATAGGACTACAACGATCTTCTCCAATAATAGATAG